A window of Natrinema salifodinae contains these coding sequences:
- a CDS encoding 2-amino-3,7-dideoxy-D-threo-hept-6-ulosonate synthase, whose translation MTTTGIDARLDRIGTDGSYVIVPMDHGLTMGAVQGLKDIESTIDGVTSGGADAVLTQKGVAPRVHDNKNDQGYIVHLNGSTTIGPDESDKRMTGTVEEAVRVGADAVSFHINVGSDHEPDQITQLSEVTAAAERLGMPVLAMAYARGPGVDPEDPEALGHAVRLAEEVGADIVKTGYSGDAESFQHVVESTRLPVVIAGGSKGTDRQTIEMVRGVMDAGGAGVSMGRSIFQHENPEAIARAVAGVVHDDLSTEDALAEAGLAIEA comes from the coding sequence ATGACTACCACAGGCATCGACGCGCGACTCGACAGGATCGGTACAGACGGCTCCTACGTGATCGTCCCGATGGATCACGGGCTCACGATGGGCGCCGTCCAGGGGCTGAAAGACATCGAATCGACCATCGACGGCGTGACCAGCGGCGGCGCGGACGCAGTCCTCACGCAGAAGGGCGTCGCGCCCCGCGTCCACGACAATAAAAACGACCAGGGCTACATCGTCCACCTCAACGGCTCGACGACGATCGGGCCCGACGAGAGTGACAAACGGATGACCGGCACCGTCGAGGAGGCCGTCCGCGTCGGCGCCGACGCCGTCTCCTTCCACATCAACGTCGGCTCCGACCACGAACCCGACCAGATCACCCAGCTCTCCGAGGTCACCGCGGCGGCCGAACGGCTCGGCATGCCCGTGCTCGCGATGGCCTACGCCCGTGGCCCCGGCGTCGACCCCGAAGACCCCGAAGCGCTCGGGCACGCGGTCCGTCTCGCCGAGGAGGTCGGCGCCGACATCGTCAAGACGGGCTACAGCGGCGACGCCGAGAGCTTTCAGCACGTCGTCGAATCGACTCGCCTTCCGGTCGTCATCGCCGGCGGCTCGAAGGGCACCGACCGCCAGACGATCGAGATGGTCCGCGGCGTGATGGACGCCGGCGGCGCGGGCGTCTCGATGGGCCGGTCGATCTTCCAGCACGAGAACCCCGAGGCCATCGCGCGGGCGGTCGCCGGCGTCGTCCACGACGACCTCTCGACCGAGGACGCGCTCGCCGAAGCCGGCCTGGCGATCGAAGCCTGA
- the trpA gene encoding tryptophan synthase subunit alpha, producing MSDESRSAPGEYDSDVEAAVRENHPALITYITAGDPSLADTKEYVEALDRGGSDLIELGLPFSEPIAEGQTIQGAINRALEAGTTPEGFFELVDDLETEAPLLVMTYYNMILQYGSEPDVRPFVERAADAGLSGIIVPDLPAEEADPLRRACDDNGLDLVFIIAPTTEGERLDAIMSQVSGFAYVQARLGTTGARENVSTATHDSLARLSEYDVPKAVGFGVSEGDHAAEIVESGADGVIVGSALVDIIAEHGSAGTETESQNIASSDDPSDAVDRLEAKARELKRGARRGADSITVDTEDTPEPEQP from the coding sequence GTGAGCGACGAATCGCGATCCGCCCCCGGCGAATACGACAGCGACGTCGAAGCGGCCGTCCGCGAGAACCACCCGGCGCTGATCACCTATATCACCGCCGGCGATCCGTCCCTCGCGGACACCAAGGAGTACGTCGAGGCCCTGGATCGGGGCGGCTCGGATCTGATCGAACTCGGCCTGCCGTTCTCGGAGCCGATCGCGGAGGGGCAGACGATTCAGGGGGCGATCAACCGCGCGCTCGAGGCCGGCACGACCCCCGAGGGGTTCTTCGAGTTGGTCGACGACCTCGAGACGGAGGCGCCGCTGCTGGTGATGACCTACTACAACATGATCCTCCAGTACGGTTCGGAACCCGACGTGCGGCCCTTTGTGGAACGGGCGGCCGACGCGGGCCTCTCGGGAATCATCGTCCCCGACCTCCCCGCCGAGGAGGCCGACCCGCTGCGTCGGGCCTGCGACGACAACGGGCTCGATCTCGTCTTCATCATCGCGCCGACGACCGAGGGCGAGCGCCTCGATGCTATCATGTCGCAGGTTTCGGGCTTCGCCTACGTCCAGGCCCGCCTCGGAACCACGGGCGCACGCGAAAACGTCTCGACCGCGACCCACGACAGCCTGGCGCGCCTCTCCGAGTACGACGTGCCCAAGGCGGTCGGCTTCGGCGTCAGCGAGGGCGACCACGCCGCCGAAATCGTCGAATCGGGCGCGGACGGCGTCATCGTCGGCAGCGCGCTCGTGGACATCATCGCTGAGCACGGCTCAGCGGGCACTGAAACGGAGTCTCAGAACATCGCTTCGAGCGACGACCCGAGCGACGCGGTCGACCGACTCGAGGCCAAGGCCCGCGAACTCAAGCGAGGCGCGCGCCGCGGCGCGGACTCTATCACGGTCGATACGGAAGATACACCGGAACCAGAACAGCCATAA
- the trpB gene encoding tryptophan synthase subunit beta, with translation MSTGERDRDGESDTGQAGTGTFGDYGGQYVPEALMPALQELEDAYERYVLENEDGFMDEFRERMRDFGGRPTPLQRADRLSERYDREVYLKREDLVHGGAHKLNNALGQVLLAKYMGKERIIAETGAGQHGTATAMAAAHLDMPCEIYMGRTDVNRQRPNVYRMRMNGAEVNPVETGSGTLKEAINETMRDWATTVERTHYVIGSVVGPHPFPKLVRDFQAVIGQEAREQVREQAGRLPDSVVACAGGGSNTMGTFHAFVPDEEVDLVAVEAGGSSLEIDEEEAVAPNSATLSTGTDGVLHGAMTKLLQSTDGQIVESHSVSAGLDYAGVGPELSHLVETGRVTPTSVDDEAALNGFHRLSRLEGIIPALESSHALGYLEEAHEDLGDLVVVTVSGRGDKDLETVLEETEKRDLAAAPDVEVFDS, from the coding sequence ATGAGTACAGGCGAGCGCGACCGCGACGGCGAGAGCGACACCGGGCAGGCGGGCACGGGTACCTTCGGCGACTACGGTGGCCAGTACGTCCCCGAGGCGCTGATGCCGGCCCTGCAGGAACTCGAGGACGCCTACGAGCGGTACGTCCTCGAGAACGAGGACGGCTTCATGGACGAGTTCCGCGAGCGGATGCGGGACTTCGGCGGCCGGCCGACGCCGCTCCAGCGCGCCGACCGGCTGAGCGAACGCTACGACCGCGAAGTCTACCTCAAGCGCGAGGACCTGGTCCACGGCGGCGCGCACAAGTTGAACAACGCACTCGGCCAGGTCCTGCTGGCCAAGTACATGGGCAAGGAGCGGATCATCGCCGAGACCGGCGCCGGGCAACACGGCACCGCGACGGCGATGGCTGCGGCCCACCTCGATATGCCCTGTGAGATCTACATGGGCCGGACGGACGTCAACCGCCAGCGGCCGAACGTCTACCGGATGCGGATGAACGGGGCCGAGGTCAATCCCGTCGAGACCGGCAGCGGGACCCTGAAGGAGGCGATCAACGAGACGATGCGCGACTGGGCGACGACCGTCGAGCGGACGCACTACGTGATCGGCTCAGTCGTCGGCCCGCACCCGTTCCCGAAGCTGGTCCGGGACTTCCAGGCTGTCATCGGCCAGGAGGCCCGCGAACAGGTCCGCGAGCAGGCGGGTCGGCTTCCCGACAGCGTCGTCGCCTGCGCCGGCGGCGGTTCGAACACGATGGGGACGTTCCACGCCTTCGTTCCCGATGAAGAGGTCGACCTCGTCGCCGTGGAAGCCGGCGGCTCGAGTCTCGAGATCGACGAGGAAGAGGCCGTCGCGCCAAACTCCGCGACGCTCTCGACGGGGACCGACGGCGTCCTCCACGGCGCGATGACGAAACTCCTCCAGAGCACGGACGGCCAGATCGTCGAGTCCCACAGCGTCAGCGCGGGGCTGGACTACGCCGGCGTCGGGCCGGAGCTCTCGCATCTCGTCGAGACCGGTCGCGTGACACCGACGAGCGTCGACGACGAGGCCGCGCTCAACGGCTTCCACCGGCTCTCCAGACTCGAGGGGATCATCCCGGCGTTGGAGTCGAGCCACGCCCTGGGGTACTTGGAAGAAGCCCACGAGGACCTCGGCGACCTGGTCGTCGTCACCGTCTCCGGGCGCGGCGACAAGGACTTGGAGACCGTTCTCGAGGAGACCGAGAAACGCGACCTTGCGGCCGCGCCGGACGTGGAGGTGTTCGACTCGTGA